The following proteins come from a genomic window of Sporosarcina sp. 6E9:
- the ssb gene encoding single-stranded DNA-binding protein: protein MINSVVLVGRLTKDPELKYTQGGVAVTRFTLAVNRPFTNQQGQREADFVNCVTWRKQAENTANFLRKGSLTGIEGRIQTSNFEGKDGNRVFMTEVVADSVQFLEPRGANAGRSEEGSNAPYQGASFQGGNQQQQQPSYQQSNHQPNQQNYTRTNDDPFSTGGGPIEVSDDDLPF, encoded by the coding sequence ATGATTAATAGTGTCGTTTTAGTTGGCCGCTTAACTAAAGACCCTGAGCTTAAGTATACCCAAGGTGGTGTTGCGGTCACTCGTTTCACACTTGCTGTGAACAGACCATTCACTAACCAACAAGGCCAGCGTGAAGCTGATTTTGTAAACTGTGTAACTTGGCGCAAGCAAGCAGAAAACACGGCGAACTTTTTAAGGAAAGGCAGCCTTACTGGAATTGAAGGTCGTATACAGACGAGTAACTTTGAAGGTAAGGATGGCAACCGTGTCTTTATGACAGAGGTTGTAGCTGATAGCGTGCAATTCCTTGAACCGCGTGGTGCAAATGCTGGAAGGTCCGAAGAAGGTTCGAATGCGCCTTATCAAGGAGCATCGTTCCAAGGTGGCAACCAACAACAACAACAACCATCGTATCAGCAATCGAATCACCAACCAAATCAGCAAAACTATACACGTACAAACGATGATCCATTTTCGACAGGAGGAGGTCCGATAGAAGTGTCGGACGACGACTTGCCGTTCTAA
- the rpsR gene encoding 30S ribosomal protein S18, with protein sequence MGQRRGGRKRRKVCYFNSNNITHIDYKDTDLLRKFVSERGKILPRRVTGTSAKYQRKLTVAIKRSRTMALLPFSSEER encoded by the coding sequence ATGGGACAACGCCGTGGAGGCCGCAAACGCCGTAAAGTATGTTATTTCAACTCAAATAATATTACACACATCGATTATAAAGATACAGACCTACTTAGAAAATTCGTTTCTGAGCGTGGAAAAATCTTACCTCGTCGTGTAACTGGAACTAGCGCTAAATATCAACGTAAACTTACAGTTGCAATTAAACGTTCACGTACGATGGCACTTCTTCCGTTTAGCTCGGAAGAAAGATAA
- a CDS encoding YybS family protein yields MQDNTKRLIDGMLMIALFTILLTVSIFIPLVGGLTALFIPLPIILFRLRYDRNASLLILGISIILSLVVGGVLLASFALICGVIGFVIGDTVSLKKTKLYTFMATGLTLLLGLVLAYVGAVLIFGVNVIDKMVNQLQQTQDFISTTLVEFGELPESFQTQMDEIIAFYELAIPSFIILVSFCLALLIVVLNLFVVKRFGFDPPKFPLFRNMKLPLILLWCYLVVMLLPLFSTPEPGSTMELSIVNASVILRFLFFIQGISFLHYYLNEVKSKKWLVVISTIVAILLSQLTVLLGVLDVGMNIRAWIGRKKSK; encoded by the coding sequence ATGCAAGATAACACCAAACGACTTATAGACGGAATGTTGATGATTGCGTTATTTACAATCTTACTGACCGTTTCAATTTTTATTCCGCTAGTAGGCGGATTAACGGCACTTTTCATTCCACTACCCATTATTCTCTTCAGGTTGCGTTATGACCGTAATGCATCTCTTCTCATACTAGGAATCAGTATAATTTTATCACTCGTCGTAGGTGGCGTATTATTAGCGTCTTTTGCCTTAATATGCGGCGTTATCGGATTTGTCATTGGAGATACAGTTAGCCTGAAAAAAACCAAATTGTATACGTTCATGGCAACTGGTCTAACACTATTATTAGGCCTAGTTTTGGCATACGTTGGCGCTGTATTAATTTTCGGGGTAAATGTTATCGACAAAATGGTGAACCAGCTACAGCAAACGCAAGACTTTATCTCAACAACTTTAGTGGAATTCGGGGAACTGCCTGAAAGTTTTCAAACACAAATGGACGAAATAATTGCGTTCTACGAACTTGCGATTCCATCGTTTATTATTCTTGTTTCCTTTTGTTTAGCCTTGCTCATCGTTGTTCTTAACCTGTTCGTCGTAAAACGTTTTGGATTTGATCCGCCTAAATTCCCGTTATTTAGAAACATGAAATTACCATTAATTCTTTTATGGTGTTATTTAGTTGTCATGTTATTGCCGCTATTTTCAACGCCAGAACCGGGATCTACTATGGAGCTGTCTATCGTGAATGCTTCCGTGATTTTAAGGTTTCTATTTTTCATCCAAGGGATTTCATTCCTTCATTATTATTTGAATGAAGTGAAATCAAAAAAATGGTTGGTTGTCATTTCAACTATTGTTGCCATATTATTAAGTCAACTAACTGTTTTACTTGGCGTACTTGATGTAGGTATGAACATTCGGGCATGGATCGGAAGAAAGAAATCGAAATAA
- a CDS encoding DHH family phosphoesterase, whose translation MTSFFRKRSIRYPLAVLSLLGLMAAVFLLMFQFWPGLIFAVLFTLAIGIAWKVEEQTYLETEKHIQTLSYRMKKVGEEALLELPIGIILINDKKGIEWANPYASNIFDLNSLIGMELEDLSNQLYSIVDLENGEQDILSVNEKSYKVSYNAAEKLIYLFDVTKQLAIETLYHADRTVLGILLVDNYDELSQAMDDQTRSQLNSLVTSLVTKWGKENGIYVKRIASDRFLTVFNEASLRLLEKARFSILDDIREATEEQSTALTLSIGVGTGSTSLIELGELAQSSLDLVLGRGGDQVAIKQLDGKVKFYGGKTNPAEKRTRVRARVISHALRDLIQDSDKVFIMGHKFPDMDAIGASIGVRKMARMNNVDGYVVINYDELDASVTRLMHEIRQDEELYSQFIEPDDALSLLTEQSLVIVVDTHKPSMVIDERILDKTEKVVVIDHHRRGEEFINNTMLVYMEPYASSTAELVTELLEYQPKHEKLSMLESTALLAGIIVDTKSFTLRTGSRTFEAASFLRTNRADTVLVQRLLKEDINTYMERAKIIETVEWLEKGIVIAKGEEGAVYGSVLIAQTADILLSMQDVSASFVVASRADGKIGISARSLGEVNVQVIMEELGGGGHLTNAACQLDVDTIAEAIEKLKQIIENIMEMERG comes from the coding sequence ATGACTTCTTTTTTCAGGAAAAGATCAATACGCTATCCATTGGCAGTGTTGTCGCTTCTGGGATTGATGGCGGCAGTGTTTTTACTTATGTTTCAATTTTGGCCAGGGCTAATATTCGCTGTTCTGTTTACTTTGGCGATTGGAATTGCGTGGAAGGTAGAAGAGCAAACCTATCTTGAAACTGAAAAACATATTCAAACACTTTCCTATCGTATGAAAAAGGTTGGGGAAGAAGCACTTCTCGAACTACCAATCGGGATTATACTTATAAATGATAAAAAAGGCATTGAGTGGGCAAACCCTTATGCATCTAATATATTCGATTTGAATTCGCTGATTGGTATGGAACTAGAAGACCTATCAAATCAGTTATATTCGATTGTTGACCTTGAAAATGGCGAGCAGGATATTCTGTCTGTGAACGAAAAATCATATAAAGTTTCTTATAATGCAGCAGAAAAATTGATTTATTTATTTGATGTCACAAAACAACTGGCGATTGAAACACTGTATCATGCAGATCGAACCGTCCTAGGAATTTTACTCGTCGATAACTACGACGAACTTTCCCAGGCAATGGATGATCAGACAAGAAGCCAGTTAAATTCACTCGTAACGTCACTTGTTACAAAGTGGGGGAAAGAAAACGGGATTTACGTAAAACGCATTGCATCCGACCGGTTTTTAACGGTTTTCAACGAGGCTTCTCTTCGACTTCTAGAAAAAGCTAGATTTTCAATCCTGGATGATATACGCGAGGCAACAGAAGAACAAAGCACAGCGCTGACATTAAGTATTGGTGTTGGTACAGGCTCCACGTCGCTGATTGAACTTGGTGAACTTGCGCAGTCAAGTCTAGACTTAGTATTAGGACGCGGTGGCGACCAAGTGGCGATTAAGCAACTGGATGGAAAAGTTAAGTTTTACGGAGGGAAAACAAATCCTGCCGAAAAACGAACGAGAGTCCGTGCTAGGGTCATCTCGCATGCACTACGAGATTTAATACAAGATAGTGATAAAGTGTTTATCATGGGGCATAAGTTCCCTGACATGGATGCGATTGGGGCTTCAATTGGGGTCAGAAAAATGGCGCGCATGAATAACGTGGATGGTTACGTCGTTATTAACTACGATGAACTCGATGCAAGCGTTACACGCTTAATGCACGAAATACGCCAAGATGAGGAATTGTATTCTCAATTTATCGAACCGGATGATGCCTTATCATTGCTTACCGAGCAATCACTTGTGATAGTTGTAGATACACATAAACCAAGTATGGTCATTGATGAACGGATACTGGATAAGACAGAAAAAGTTGTTGTAATTGATCACCATAGGCGCGGTGAGGAATTTATCAATAATACAATGCTAGTCTATATGGAGCCGTATGCATCATCGACTGCAGAACTGGTCACGGAATTGCTTGAATATCAACCAAAGCATGAAAAATTATCGATGCTAGAATCCACAGCGTTACTTGCAGGCATCATTGTCGATACAAAAAGCTTCACCCTTCGGACTGGCTCTAGGACGTTCGAGGCAGCGTCATTCCTTCGTACGAACCGTGCGGATACCGTTCTCGTTCAACGCTTGTTAAAAGAAGATATAAATACTTATATGGAACGAGCTAAAATTATTGAAACCGTTGAATGGTTGGAAAAAGGAATTGTCATTGCAAAAGGAGAAGAAGGTGCAGTGTATGGATCTGTTCTGATTGCGCAGACCGCTGACATATTACTGTCCATGCAAGATGTTTCTGCTTCATTTGTTGTTGCATCACGTGCTGATGGAAAAATTGGCATTAGCGCACGTTCTCTTGGCGAGGTCAACGTTCAAGTCATAATGGAAGAACTCGGCGGCGGAGGACACTTGACGAATGCGGCATGCCAATTAGATGTAGATACGATAGCAGAAGCTATTGAAAAATTAAAGCAAATAATCGAAAACATAATGGAAATGGAAAGGGGATAA